The DNA region ATAATACTTGTATAGGAAGGGATACTATCAAATTCCAATACTAGTTTCTAAACTCTAAACAAACTCAAATGACCGAAGTTAAAAACTCAAAACAATAAAATCTTCGGTTTCATATTAGAAAAGGTAAAATAGGTTTTGGTCATTTGGATTTAGATATTGTTTAGGATTCCGTGCTTAGAATTTAGGATTTAATCCCTGTTTAGACAGGTGCTAACTAGCCAATAGCTTAACGAGATTTTAATAGGTGAACGAATAACGGTGGACGGAGGGATTGAGATGCCAAGAAGAGGGCCGGTTCCGAGGAGGGAAATACAACCAGATCATGTTTATGACGATGAATTGGTAACCAGGCTCATAAACCAAGTTCTGAGAAAAGGGAAGAAGAGTCTGGCAGAGTCCATTGTTTACGACGCCTTTGATATAATTAAAGTAAAGACCGGTAGTAGCCCATTGACCATACTAAGAAAAGCGGTCGATAATGCTAGACCCCTTCTGGAAGTGAGACCACGCAGAGTGGGTGGTGCCACCTATCAAGTTCCAGTAGAGGTTCCAGTACGGAGGGGAATCACTTTGGCATTGAGATGGATTGCGAGCTTTGCTCGCCTTCGGAAGGGCAAGCCGATGTGTGAACGGTTGGCGGCTGAACTCATCGAGGCGGCTAAGGGGAGTGGTTCGGCAATAAAGAAGAAGGAAGACTTGCATAAGATGGCGGAGGCCAATAAGGCTTTTGCTCATTATCGCTGGTAATCATCAGTTGGTAGTGGGGAGTTGGGAGTTTGTAGTTTAATTGAATATTTACTCCTAGCTACCAATTATAAACTACCAACTTAGAGAGGGTAAAAAAATGGCAGAAAGATTTCCACTAAACAAAGTAAGAAATATCGGAATCATGGCCCACATCGATGCTGGGAAGACCACCACCACGGAGCGGATACTCTACTATACCGGCAGAGTCTATAAAATCGGGGAAGTGGATGAGGGTACCGCCGTTATGGATTGGATGGTTCAAGAGCAGGAGCGGGGTATCACCATAACCTCTGCTGCTACAACCTGCTTTTGGAAGGATCATCGCATTAACATTATAGATACGCCAGGGCACGTGGACTTCACCATGGAGGTTGAAAGATCGTTGCGTGTCTTGGACGGATCCATTGCCATATTCTGTGCAGTGGGGGGGGTGGAACCCCAATCCGAGACCGTATGGAGACAGGCGGACAGGTATAGGATACCTTGCATTACCTATATAAATAAGATGGATAGAACGGGTGCTGATTTCTTCAAAGTCGTGGATATGATGAAGGAAAGACTCAGTGCTAACCCCGTACTCATTCAGCTACCCATGGGATGCGAGGAAAATTTCGCTTGAGTAATAGATCTAATTAAAATGAAGGCCATAGTTTGGACCGATGATCTGGGTACGATTTGGGAGGAAAGGGAAATTCCAACCGATCTTAAGAGTTTGGCCGGGGAATACCGTCAACGCCTTTTAGAAACCGTTGCCGAATGCGATGATGAGCTTCTTCATA from Actinomycetota bacterium includes:
- the rpsG gene encoding 30S ribosomal protein S7, translating into MPRRGPVPRREIQPDHVYDDELVTRLINQVLRKGKKSLAESIVYDAFDIIKVKTGSSPLTILRKAVDNARPLLEVRPRRVGGATYQVPVEVPVRRGITLALRWIASFARLRKGKPMCERLAAELIEAAKGSGSAIKKKEDLHKMAEANKAFAHYRW